From a region of the Acidobacteriota bacterium genome:
- the pdxA gene encoding 4-hydroxythreonine-4-phosphate dehydrogenase PdxA — translation MPGPKPRIALTAGDPAGIGPEIVAKAAADPAVRAVCDPVIFATTPTTPFRIGEVSAVAGQAAYDTIVSAVAAARRGDVDAIATAPINKLAFAQAGLPWKGHTDLLAHLCGVERVAMLFHAPQLKVVLITVHVPLREVAARLTPDLVAHTIRLTAASLPQFGIAAPRLALAGLNPHAGESGLLGTEDDLVLAPAVAAARAAGLDIEGPIPADTVFVRASRGEFDCVLACYHDQGLIPVKLLAFGQAVNVTIGLPIIRTSVDHGTAFDIAGRGVADAGSMIEAVKLAAMMATGKVRLKPDATLTPDATSEPDAQLK, via the coding sequence GTGCCAGGCCCCAAACCGCGCATCGCGCTCACCGCGGGCGACCCGGCCGGCATTGGTCCCGAGATTGTCGCGAAGGCCGCCGCGGATCCTGCCGTGCGCGCCGTGTGCGATCCGGTGATCTTCGCCACGACACCCACCACGCCTTTTCGGATCGGTGAAGTCTCGGCTGTGGCCGGCCAGGCCGCCTACGACACCATCGTCTCGGCCGTGGCCGCCGCCCGCCGTGGCGACGTGGACGCGATTGCGACGGCGCCGATCAACAAGCTGGCGTTCGCGCAGGCGGGGTTGCCGTGGAAGGGCCACACCGATCTGCTGGCGCACTTGTGCGGCGTCGAGCGCGTGGCCATGCTGTTTCACGCTCCACAGCTCAAGGTGGTGCTGATCACCGTGCACGTGCCGCTGCGGGAGGTCGCCGCGCGGCTGACGCCCGACCTGGTGGCCCACACCATTCGGCTCACCGCCGCGTCGCTGCCACAGTTCGGCATCGCCGCGCCGCGCCTCGCGCTGGCCGGGCTCAACCCGCACGCCGGCGAATCCGGCCTGCTCGGCACCGAAGACGACCTGGTGCTGGCGCCCGCCGTGGCCGCCGCGCGCGCCGCCGGTCTCGACATCGAGGGACCCATCCCGGCCGACACCGTGTTCGTCCGCGCCTCGCGGGGCGAGTTTGACTGCGTGCTCGCCTGCTATCACGATCAGGGATTGATTCCCGTGAAGCTGCTGGCCTTTGGCCAGGCGGTGAACGTCACCATCGGCCTGCCAATCATCAGGACCTCCGTGGATCACGGCACCGCGTTCGATATTGCCGGCCGCGGCGTAGCTGATGCCGGTAGCATGATTGAAGCTGTCAAGTTGGCAGCCATGATGGCAACGGGTAAAGTCCGGCTAAAGCCGGACGCCACATTAACGCCGGACGCCACATCAGAGCCGGACGCGCAATTGAAATGA
- a CDS encoding DNA polymerase III subunit — translation MSLRDVIGHRRLTALISRAIDRESLPPTLLFAGPSGVGKWRVALAAAQALNCLEPARDADGLPFDACGRCRACDRIARGVHVDVIMLEPDERASIKVDVVRDMLGRTGYRPFEGKRRVVLIREADTLGEEAQNALLKNLEEPPPGTVFILTTAVPGVLLSTVRSRCMRLRFGRLTAAEVELALVRDHGQSARDAKEAAPLADGSIGQALALSDLDIGGMRDLAMRLLQQTAGRADTQARLQAATSVVAGLSKKEERADFTAVLRLAASMLRDIEALNSGADQRVLANPLLTDDLSTLARAFAGDRARTAFGAVDRALTALERNAGTKVVAEWLAVQL, via the coding sequence ATGTCCCTCCGTGACGTCATCGGCCATCGGCGATTAACCGCCCTGATTTCCCGGGCAATTGATCGCGAATCGCTGCCGCCAACGCTGCTGTTCGCCGGGCCTTCGGGCGTGGGAAAGTGGCGGGTCGCGTTGGCCGCGGCCCAGGCGCTGAACTGCCTCGAACCGGCGCGCGACGCCGACGGCCTGCCGTTCGATGCCTGCGGCCGGTGCCGCGCCTGCGACCGCATTGCCCGCGGCGTGCACGTGGACGTCATCATGCTCGAGCCGGACGAGCGCGCCTCGATCAAGGTGGACGTGGTCCGCGACATGCTCGGCCGCACCGGCTACCGGCCGTTCGAAGGCAAGCGCCGCGTGGTGCTGATCCGCGAAGCCGACACCCTGGGCGAAGAGGCACAGAACGCGCTGCTCAAGAATCTCGAAGAGCCGCCGCCGGGCACCGTGTTCATCCTGACCACGGCCGTGCCGGGCGTCCTGCTGTCCACGGTCCGCTCGCGATGCATGCGGTTACGGTTCGGCCGCCTCACCGCGGCTGAAGTGGAGCTCGCCTTGGTGCGCGACCATGGCCAAAGCGCCCGCGACGCGAAAGAGGCGGCGCCGCTCGCCGACGGCAGCATCGGACAGGCGTTGGCGCTGTCAGACCTCGACATCGGCGGCATGCGCGACCTCGCCATGCGCCTGCTGCAGCAGACGGCCGGCCGCGCCGACACCCAGGCTCGCCTCCAGGCCGCCACCTCCGTCGTCGCCGGACTGTCGAAGAAAGAAGAACGCGCCGACTTCACCGCTGTGCTGAGGCTCGCGGCGTCGATGCTGCGCGACATCGAGGCGCTCAACTCGGGCGCCGACCAGCGCGTGCTGGCCAACCCCCTGCTGACCGACGATCTGTCGACGCTGGCGCGCGCCTTTGCCGGCGACCGCGCCCGCACGGCGTTCGGCGCGGTTGACCGCGCCTTGACGGCGCTCGAGCGCAACGCCGGCACCAAAGTCGTGGCCGAATGGCTCGCGGTTCAGCTGTAA
- a CDS encoding isoprenylcysteine carboxylmethyltransferase family protein, which produces MTRLLARWRVFLGFVFAALVLWLASPTPTSLLLGAAIAVTGECLRLWAAGHLEKSKEVTRSGPYRYTRHPLYLGSSIIGIGIAVASHSLIVSGLVVAYMALTLTAAMRSEEAHLREKFGDAYDAYSEKRAAPMDRPFSWARAIGNREHHSMLGLATGLALLAMKMWMQ; this is translated from the coding sequence ATGACGCGGCTATTGGCGCGCTGGCGCGTGTTCCTCGGGTTCGTGTTCGCCGCGCTGGTGCTGTGGCTGGCATCGCCGACGCCGACTTCGTTGCTGCTGGGCGCGGCCATTGCCGTCACGGGAGAGTGCCTTCGCCTGTGGGCGGCGGGTCATCTCGAGAAGAGCAAGGAAGTGACGCGCTCGGGACCGTACCGCTACACGCGTCACCCGCTGTATCTCGGCTCGTCCATCATCGGCATTGGCATTGCCGTCGCATCGCACAGTCTCATCGTCTCGGGCCTCGTCGTGGCCTACATGGCGCTGACGCTGACCGCGGCGATGCGCAGTGAGGAGGCCCACCTGCGCGAGAAGTTCGGCGATGCCTACGACGCGTATTCGGAGAAGCGCGCAGCGCCCATGGATCGGCCGTTCAGTTGGGCACGCGCGATCGGCAACCGCGAGCACCACTCCATGCTCGGGCTGGCGACCGGCCTGGCCCTGCTGGCGATGAAGATGTGGATGCAGTAG
- a CDS encoding SUMF1/EgtB/PvdO family nonheme iron enzyme: MMTDAHAETVGLEETVNNTATTTRATLDRDSLLDWYRRNRRRSTAIFDLLADDCYYSRPIDLRHPIVFYDGHLPAFSFNTLVKRGLGRPSIDPALEMLFARGIDPHESHKTPDQRALWPSRETVRQFAGEADRQVIDALAHGEIVQPGHPLLDAAEAALCILEHEAMHQETLLYMWHRLPLEQKRRPDGYQPLIDGPAVDHAWVDVPAGTATLGVDRGMVPFSWDNERPACHAHVPAFRVQQHNVTNADFFGFLDAGGYRDQRWWRADDWEWVTKEGISHPPFWERDDCDAWCWRGMFDRIPLPMAWPVYVSQAEAVAYAAWRGDRLMTEAEFQRAAYGEPGGSERTYPWGGAPPQPVHGAFDFDGWDPQPAGSHPQGASAWGVHDLVGNGWEWTSTPFAPFPGFAALPSYPEYSADFFDGQHFVMKGASPVTARELIRPSFRNWFRARYPFVYASFRCARNA, translated from the coding sequence ATGATGACAGACGCGCACGCCGAAACAGTCGGGCTGGAGGAGACGGTGAACAACACCGCAACGACGACGAGAGCCACACTCGATCGAGACAGCCTGCTCGACTGGTATCGGCGGAACCGCCGGCGCTCGACGGCGATCTTCGATCTGCTGGCCGACGACTGTTACTACAGCCGGCCCATCGACCTGCGACATCCGATCGTGTTCTACGACGGCCACTTGCCCGCGTTCAGCTTCAACACCCTCGTCAAGCGCGGCCTGGGCCGGCCCAGCATCGACCCGGCGCTCGAGATGTTGTTCGCGCGCGGCATCGATCCTCACGAGTCGCACAAGACCCCGGACCAGAGAGCACTGTGGCCGAGTCGTGAGACGGTGCGCCAGTTCGCGGGCGAAGCCGACCGCCAGGTGATCGACGCACTCGCCCACGGCGAGATCGTCCAGCCCGGCCACCCGCTGCTGGACGCCGCCGAGGCCGCCCTCTGCATCCTGGAGCACGAGGCCATGCACCAGGAGACGCTGCTCTACATGTGGCATCGGCTCCCGCTCGAACAGAAGCGCCGGCCCGATGGCTACCAGCCACTCATCGATGGTCCAGCGGTCGATCACGCGTGGGTCGATGTGCCGGCAGGCACTGCCACGCTGGGCGTCGATCGCGGCATGGTGCCGTTCTCGTGGGACAACGAACGGCCAGCGTGCCACGCGCACGTCCCCGCCTTCCGCGTGCAGCAACACAACGTGACCAACGCCGACTTCTTTGGGTTCCTCGACGCCGGCGGCTATCGCGACCAGCGGTGGTGGCGCGCCGACGATTGGGAATGGGTGACGAAGGAGGGCATCAGCCATCCGCCGTTCTGGGAGCGAGACGACTGCGATGCCTGGTGTTGGCGCGGCATGTTCGATCGCATCCCGCTGCCCATGGCGTGGCCGGTCTACGTCAGCCAGGCAGAAGCGGTCGCCTACGCCGCGTGGCGCGGCGACCGCCTGATGACCGAAGCCGAGTTTCAACGTGCCGCCTACGGCGAGCCCGGCGGCAGCGAACGCACCTACCCGTGGGGCGGGGCGCCGCCGCAGCCAGTCCATGGCGCCTTCGACTTCGACGGCTGGGATCCGCAGCCGGCCGGCAGCCACCCGCAGGGCGCCAGCGCGTGGGGCGTCCACGACCTGGTCGGCAACGGCTGGGAGTGGACCAGCACCCCGTTCGCGCCGTTCCCGGGTTTCGCGGCGCTGCCATCCTATCCGGAGTACTCGGCGGATTTCTTTGACGGCCAGCACTTCGTGATGAAGGGTGCGTCACCGGTGACCGCCCGCGAGCTGATCAGGCCGTCGTTTCGCAACTGGTTCCGCGCGCGCTACCCATTTGTCTACGCCTCGTTCCGCTGCGCGAGGAACGCATGA
- a CDS encoding NAD(P)H-dependent oxidoreductase — protein MPPPTVRHLTEYVPLTKEQFRARFFARFADPAFDDVSDALELVFEKAWDGYHVYRKSPRTRPAGDGFADPAQPLAVEWLETKAAVELAQRRQRDPSAPSRILLVSGSTRSEHTCPGEVSKTRRLIEHARKTIEALPNHEVDLLDVSALADEPLKVIYPCKACVSTAQPLCHWPCSCYPNHALGQAGDWMNELYPRWAAAHGVFLVTPVNWYHVPASLKLMIDRLVCADGGNPDPTTTHGKDPQLAKEVELKGWDYPKHLAGRAFAVITHGDAAGPESLRRMLVDWMTDLGMVQAGPLAALDTWIGWYQPYATSHDELDKDQALFVQVEQAALSLSNMVTQLRTGTYRPPNEGLESPREK, from the coding sequence ATGCCGCCACCCACTGTTCGCCATTTGACCGAGTACGTACCGTTGACGAAGGAGCAGTTCCGCGCTCGTTTCTTCGCGCGCTTTGCCGACCCGGCCTTTGATGACGTGTCTGATGCGCTCGAGCTGGTGTTCGAAAAGGCGTGGGACGGTTACCACGTGTATCGCAAGTCGCCGCGGACGCGGCCGGCCGGTGATGGATTCGCCGATCCAGCGCAGCCGCTTGCGGTCGAATGGCTCGAGACCAAGGCGGCCGTGGAACTGGCGCAGCGCCGTCAGCGCGACCCATCGGCGCCGTCGCGGATCCTGCTGGTGAGCGGATCGACCAGAAGCGAGCACACCTGCCCGGGTGAGGTCTCCAAGACGCGCCGGCTGATCGAGCATGCGCGCAAGACAATCGAGGCGTTGCCGAATCACGAGGTCGATCTGCTCGACGTGTCGGCGCTCGCCGACGAACCGCTCAAGGTGATCTATCCCTGCAAGGCCTGTGTCTCGACCGCGCAGCCGCTGTGTCACTGGCCGTGCTCGTGTTATCCGAATCACGCGCTCGGGCAGGCCGGCGATTGGATGAACGAGCTCTATCCGAGGTGGGCCGCCGCGCACGGCGTGTTCCTGGTGACGCCGGTGAACTGGTATCACGTGCCGGCCAGCTTGAAACTGATGATCGATCGCCTGGTGTGTGCTGATGGCGGCAATCCCGATCCGACCACCACGCACGGCAAGGACCCGCAACTGGCCAAGGAAGTGGAACTGAAGGGATGGGATTACCCCAAGCACCTTGCCGGCCGTGCCTTTGCGGTGATCACGCACGGCGACGCGGCGGGTCCCGAGAGTTTGCGGCGCATGCTCGTGGACTGGATGACCGATCTCGGCATGGTGCAGGCCGGACCGCTGGCCGCGCTCGACACGTGGATCGGCTGGTATCAGCCCTATGCGACGAGCCACGACGAGCTGGACAAGGACCAGGCGCTGTTCGTGCAGGTCGAACAGGCCGCGCTCAGCCTGAGCAACATGGTGACGCAGCTACGCACCGGCACGTATCGTCCGCCGAACGAGGGTCTGGAGAGTCCAAGGGAAAAGTAA
- the waaC gene encoding lipopolysaccharide heptosyltransferase I has product MTRILIVRMSALGDIVHALPVLAALRRAWPAAKVDWIVDEAYAPILTLAEGLHQRVIVRRKNGGVMDYLDAVRHLRAQKYEAALDLQGLLKSAVWARLSGAARVIGFDRAHLREPFAASFYSETVVPLDAPHVIQKNLSIMKALGVPPSAVELPLHPAAAPATTAAVTAAGGPRKYAVLNPGAAWPNKRWPAERFGVLAAQLRARTGLPSLVTWGPSERELAERVIAASDGAAAAAPPTEIADLAVIMRDAALVVSGDTGPLHIAAAMGTPLVGLYGPTWPERNGPWDPDDQVISRAGGCVCHHKRQCLRGAPCINEIEVADVLAAAERRLLSAKLVPRSLGGGGS; this is encoded by the coding sequence ATGACGCGGATTCTGATCGTTCGGATGAGCGCCCTCGGTGACATCGTGCACGCCCTGCCGGTGCTGGCGGCGCTGCGCCGTGCCTGGCCAGCGGCGAAGGTGGATTGGATTGTGGACGAGGCATATGCGCCGATCCTGACGCTTGCCGAGGGGTTGCACCAGCGCGTGATCGTTCGCAGGAAGAATGGCGGCGTCATGGACTATCTCGATGCCGTGCGCCACTTGCGAGCGCAGAAATACGAGGCCGCGCTCGACTTGCAAGGGCTGCTGAAGTCGGCGGTGTGGGCGCGGCTGTCCGGCGCCGCGCGCGTGATTGGTTTCGATCGCGCCCACCTGCGCGAACCGTTCGCCGCGTCGTTTTACAGCGAGACCGTGGTGCCGCTCGATGCGCCGCATGTCATCCAGAAGAACCTGTCGATTATGAAAGCGCTTGGCGTGCCGCCCTCGGCCGTCGAGTTGCCGCTGCACCCCGCGGCGGCGCCGGCCACGACCGCCGCGGTGACGGCGGCGGGTGGCCCGCGCAAGTACGCGGTGCTCAACCCTGGCGCCGCCTGGCCGAACAAGCGATGGCCGGCCGAGCGGTTTGGCGTGCTGGCCGCGCAGTTGCGAGCGCGCACCGGCCTGCCATCCCTGGTGACCTGGGGACCGAGCGAACGCGAACTGGCTGAACGGGTGATCGCCGCGTCAGACGGCGCCGCCGCGGCCGCGCCCCCGACCGAGATTGCCGACCTGGCGGTGATCATGCGCGATGCCGCACTCGTCGTCTCTGGCGACACCGGACCGTTGCACATTGCCGCGGCCATGGGCACGCCGCTGGTCGGGTTGTATGGACCGACCTGGCCGGAGCGCAATGGGCCCTGGGATCCGGACGATCAAGTGATCTCTCGCGCCGGCGGCTGCGTGTGCCATCACAAACGTCAATGCCTGCGCGGCGCGCCGTGCATCAACGAGATCGAGGTCGCCGACGTGCTGGCGGCCGCTGAGCGGCGGCTGCTCAGTGCGAAGCTTGTCCCCCGTAGCCTTGGCGGAGGGGGATCATGA
- the smpB gene encoding SsrA-binding protein SmpB, giving the protein MKAKIERKAAKEAASEKDTLIADNRKAYHDYHILETFEAGIALLGTEVKGIREGQANLRDAFARVDRGEVWLHNVHINPYSHRGYVDHDPRRKRRLLLHRYEIRKLIGKTVEKGLTLIPTKLYFKNGKVKVAIGLARGKQDHDKRETLRNRELDRETRAAVKERVRR; this is encoded by the coding sequence ATGAAAGCCAAGATCGAGCGGAAGGCCGCGAAAGAGGCTGCCAGCGAGAAAGACACGCTGATTGCCGACAACCGCAAGGCGTATCACGATTACCACATCCTCGAAACCTTCGAGGCGGGCATCGCCCTGCTGGGCACCGAGGTGAAGGGTATTCGCGAGGGGCAGGCCAACCTGCGCGACGCGTTCGCGCGCGTGGACCGGGGCGAAGTGTGGCTCCACAACGTGCACATCAACCCCTACAGCCACCGCGGCTACGTCGATCACGATCCGCGTCGCAAGCGCCGCCTGCTGTTGCACCGCTACGAGATCCGCAAGCTGATTGGCAAGACGGTCGAGAAGGGCCTGACGCTGATCCCGACCAAGCTCTATTTCAAGAACGGCAAGGTCAAGGTCGCCATCGGACTGGCCCGCGGCAAGCAGGACCACGACAAGCGCGAGACCCTGCGCAATCGCGAGCTCGACCGCGAGACGCGCGCCGCCGTGAAGGAACGCGTCCGCCGATGA
- a CDS encoding PfkB family carbohydrate kinase: MPTRDRLTQLIASFRGKRLVVFGDLIADEYVSGRIARVSREAPVLILEYDATEIVPGGAGNAANNVASLGATVTLVSLVGRDEPGRRLFKVLPRGVERAGLARPGGYRTPVKTRILAGGIHSAKQQVVRIDRFTGEPVADAHREAAERIARKAVKGADAVLVSDYGSGLVTPKFVHELAGLTGNGPPKGGRYIRAGRHIQGGHRIPILIDSRYALTKYRGLTACTPNESEVEQVLGITIDDQAQVLERAGRALLKRTRMQAVLVTRGSRGMALFEAGKKTVHIPIFGSDQIADVTGAGDTVMATMTLALASGATFEEAARLANFAGGLVVMKRGTATVSAAELRRAVGAGL; this comes from the coding sequence ATGCCTACTCGCGATCGCCTGACCCAACTCATCGCCTCGTTCCGCGGCAAGCGGCTCGTCGTCTTTGGCGACCTGATCGCCGATGAATACGTCTCCGGCCGCATCGCCCGCGTCTCGCGCGAGGCCCCGGTCCTGATCCTCGAGTACGACGCGACGGAGATTGTGCCGGGTGGCGCCGGCAACGCCGCCAACAACGTCGCCAGCCTCGGCGCGACCGTCACGCTGGTCTCGCTCGTCGGCCGCGACGAGCCCGGCCGGCGCCTGTTCAAGGTGCTGCCACGCGGCGTCGAGCGGGCCGGGTTGGCCAGGCCCGGTGGCTATCGCACCCCCGTGAAGACCCGCATCCTGGCCGGTGGCATTCATTCCGCGAAGCAGCAGGTCGTGCGCATCGATCGCTTTACCGGCGAACCGGTGGCCGACGCGCATCGTGAAGCCGCGGAGCGTATCGCGCGCAAGGCCGTGAAGGGCGCGGATGCGGTGCTGGTCTCCGACTATGGCTCCGGACTGGTGACGCCGAAGTTCGTTCACGAGTTGGCGGGACTGACGGGGAATGGTCCGCCTAAAGGCGGACGCTACATTCGAGCCGGACGCCACATCCAGGGCGGACACCGCATTCCGATACTCATCGACTCGCGCTATGCGCTGACCAAGTATCGCGGCCTGACCGCCTGCACGCCCAACGAGTCGGAAGTGGAGCAGGTGCTTGGCATCACGATTGATGACCAGGCCCAGGTCCTCGAACGGGCCGGCCGCGCCCTGCTGAAGCGCACCCGGATGCAGGCCGTGCTCGTCACGCGTGGCAGCCGCGGCATGGCGCTGTTCGAAGCCGGCAAGAAGACCGTGCACATTCCGATCTTCGGCTCCGACCAGATTGCCGACGTGACCGGCGCCGGCGATACCGTCATGGCGACCATGACCCTGGCGCTGGCCTCGGGGGCGACGTTCGAAGAGGCTGCCCGGCTCGCCAACTTTGCCGGCGGACTCGTGGTGATGAAGCGCGGCACCGCCACCGTGTCGGCCGCCGAACTGCGCCGGGCCGTAGGGGCGGGTCTTTAG
- a CDS encoding adenylyltransferase/cytidyltransferase family protein — translation MGEILSRQALAARVADDRARGLTTAFANGGFDLLHVGHVRYLEAARREADRLIVAVNDDRSIQGLKGPSRPVLPEADRAELVAALRAVDYVVIFPEATVTTLLKLLKPDVHCKGTDYTVETVPERDTVRAYGGRIAIVGDPKDHSTTDLLTRLK, via the coding sequence ATGGGCGAAATCCTCAGCCGACAGGCACTGGCGGCGCGCGTCGCCGACGATCGCGCGCGGGGACTCACGACTGCGTTCGCCAACGGCGGGTTCGACCTGCTGCACGTCGGCCACGTGCGCTATCTCGAAGCCGCGCGGCGCGAAGCGGATCGACTGATCGTCGCCGTCAACGACGATCGCTCCATCCAGGGCCTGAAGGGGCCATCGCGGCCGGTGCTGCCCGAGGCCGACCGCGCGGAGCTGGTCGCGGCCCTGCGCGCCGTCGACTACGTGGTGATCTTCCCGGAGGCCACCGTGACGACGTTGTTGAAGCTGCTCAAACCTGACGTCCACTGCAAGGGCACCGACTACACCGTCGAAACCGTTCCCGAACGCGACACCGTTCGCGCCTATGGCGGCCGCATCGCGATCGTCGGCGACCCGAAAGATCATTCGACGACGGACTTGCTGACTCGCCTGAAATGA
- a CDS encoding HAD family hydrolase, with amino-acid sequence MKKAIFLDRDGTLNVDVGYLHQLKDLELFPYAVDALRLLKRAGYELIIVTNQSGLAQGLIAPGFVEQCHDEMRRRLQAGGADLDALYYCPHHPRGSVESLAVECRCRKPSPGMIEDAVRDRGIDPAGSWVIGDKWLDVNLGRNVGARSILVRTGWGAEQEEKRPADQEVDAVCDNLMHAVSVILASPGRGRH; translated from the coding sequence ATGAAAAAAGCCATTTTCCTCGACCGCGACGGCACCCTGAATGTGGATGTCGGCTACCTGCACCAGCTGAAGGACCTCGAACTGTTCCCGTATGCGGTTGATGCGCTGCGCCTGCTCAAGCGCGCCGGCTACGAACTGATCATCGTGACCAACCAGTCCGGCCTCGCCCAGGGTTTGATCGCGCCGGGCTTTGTCGAGCAGTGCCACGACGAGATGCGGCGCCGGCTGCAGGCGGGCGGCGCGGACCTCGATGCCCTCTACTACTGCCCGCATCATCCGCGCGGGTCGGTGGAGAGCCTGGCGGTCGAGTGCCGCTGCCGTAAGCCGTCGCCCGGCATGATCGAGGACGCGGTTCGCGATCGCGGCATCGATCCCGCGGGCTCGTGGGTGATCGGCGACAAGTGGCTCGACGTGAACCTGGGGCGCAATGTCGGCGCGCGGTCGATTCTCGTGCGCACCGGCTGGGGCGCCGAACAGGAAGAGAAGCGGCCGGCCGACCAGGAGGTCGATGCCGTGTGCGACAATCTCATGCACGCCGTGTCGGTGATTCTGGCAAGCCCTGGCCGGGGCCGGCACTAA
- the rfbD gene encoding dTDP-4-dehydrorhamnose reductase, which produces MKVLVVGAAGQLGQAMVVRLAREHAVTSCTRADVDLTNHAAVMEFVERAAPNAIVNCASYNDVDGAEQHQQLAFAVNAFAPRTLAHAAEAVDAVLVHYSTDFVFAGTASLPYTEDDGPEPQSVYAQSKLVGEWMVADWRRHFVVRVESLFGGTEGRSSVDRIIAAVRQGAAAPVFFDRVTSPSYIEDVADAAAHLLAGGAAFGLYHCVNSGHATWLELGQEIARVLAQPSAALTPVSVDSVTWKARRPRYAALSNQKLAAAGYAMPTWQDAIRRHLEQGTRP; this is translated from the coding sequence ATGAAGGTATTAGTGGTGGGTGCCGCCGGCCAGCTCGGGCAGGCCATGGTCGTTCGCCTCGCCCGCGAGCACGCCGTCACGTCGTGCACGCGCGCCGATGTCGACCTCACCAACCACGCCGCCGTGATGGAGTTTGTCGAGCGCGCCGCGCCGAACGCCATCGTCAACTGCGCGTCGTACAACGACGTGGATGGCGCCGAACAGCACCAGCAGCTGGCCTTTGCCGTCAACGCGTTCGCGCCGCGAACGCTGGCCCACGCGGCTGAGGCCGTCGACGCCGTTCTGGTGCACTACAGCACCGACTTCGTCTTCGCCGGCACCGCCTCGCTGCCCTACACCGAGGACGATGGGCCGGAGCCGCAGAGCGTGTACGCGCAATCGAAACTGGTGGGCGAGTGGATGGTCGCCGACTGGCGGCGCCACTTCGTGGTGCGCGTTGAAAGCCTGTTTGGCGGCACCGAGGGGCGCAGCAGCGTCGACCGCATCATTGCCGCCGTTCGCCAGGGCGCTGCCGCGCCGGTGTTCTTCGATCGCGTCACTTCGCCCAGTTACATCGAGGACGTCGCAGACGCGGCCGCGCACCTGCTGGCGGGGGGCGCCGCGTTCGGGTTGTATCACTGCGTGAACTCCGGCCACGCCACCTGGCTCGAGCTGGGCCAGGAGATTGCCCGGGTCCTCGCCCAGCCGTCCGCTGCCCTCACGCCAGTGTCGGTCGATTCGGTGACGTGGAAGGCGCGCCGACCGCGCTATGCCGCGCTCAGCAACCAGAAGCTGGCCGCCGCCGGGTATGCCATGCCGACCTGGCAGGACGCGATTCGCCGGCACCTCGAGCAGGGGACGCGGCCATGA
- a CDS encoding L-histidine N(alpha)-methyltransferase, giving the protein MNAPANAAQPAPERSPADAFAAAVRDFLTRQPRQLPSRFLYDPLGSALFDAICRLPWYGLTAAELRLLREHGAAIIARVGPLARIVELGSGNGEKAAALIGGRLSATPLDLHLIDISPAALTTATQAVTGVDRLRVFTHEGNYDVDLARLATQFQGPGRTLMLFLGSNIGNYDPPAAGALLRSIRQSLRSGDGFLLGADLVRSERELQLAYDDPLGVTAAFNRNLLVHINRELDGDFDLAGFRHRAVWNTEQSRVEMHLVSLRPQRVRVARAGVEIAFVEGEHIWTESSYKYRADEVAARLASAGFEVREQWIEPAAQFSLTLATVR; this is encoded by the coding sequence ATGAACGCGCCAGCCAACGCGGCTCAGCCCGCGCCGGAGCGCTCGCCGGCCGACGCCTTCGCGGCAGCAGTGCGTGACTTCCTGACCCGCCAGCCGCGCCAGTTGCCGTCGCGGTTCCTGTACGACCCGCTTGGCTCAGCGCTGTTCGACGCCATCTGCCGGCTGCCGTGGTACGGCCTCACGGCCGCGGAGTTGCGGCTGCTGCGCGAACACGGCGCCGCCATCATCGCCCGCGTCGGCCCGCTCGCTCGCATCGTCGAACTGGGCTCGGGCAATGGCGAGAAAGCCGCGGCGCTGATCGGCGGCCGGCTGTCAGCCACGCCGCTGGACCTGCACCTGATCGACATTTCACCGGCGGCATTGACGACCGCGACACAAGCGGTGACTGGGGTCGATCGGCTGCGCGTCTTCACGCACGAGGGCAATTACGACGTGGACCTCGCGCGGCTCGCCACGCAGTTCCAGGGCCCGGGACGCACCCTGATGCTGTTTCTGGGATCGAACATCGGCAACTACGATCCGCCGGCGGCCGGCGCGCTGCTCCGCTCAATCCGCCAGTCGCTGCGATCCGGCGACGGCTTCCTGCTGGGCGCCGACCTGGTGAGGAGCGAACGCGAACTGCAACTCGCCTACGACGACCCGCTGGGCGTCACCGCGGCCTTCAATCGCAACCTGCTGGTGCACATCAACCGCGAGCTCGACGGCGACTTCGACCTGGCGGGCTTCCGCCATCGCGCGGTGTGGAACACGGAACAGTCGCGGGTGGAAATGCACCTGGTCAGCCTGCGGCCGCAACGCGTACGCGTGGCGCGGGCCGGGGTGGAGATCGCGTTCGTCGAAGGCGAGCACATCTGGACCGAAAGCTCGTACAAGTACCGGGCCGACGAAGTGGCGGCGCGGTTGGCGTCGGCCGGATTCGAGGTTCGCGAGCAGTGGATCGAACCCGCCGCGCAGTTTTCGCTCACGCTCGCAACCGTGCGGTGA